One window of Paludibacter propionicigenes WB4 genomic DNA carries:
- a CDS encoding PKD domain-containing protein — MKNIPALLALVVVTLLFNSCAKDDFPVPAASTVSKFTFIIDNDSYIPAKATFTNKSIVPATVGKAYYTWNFGDGDRSTDENPVHTFLQPGTFTVKLSVKTDISQEISESTQTIAIIDPNASGIQTYFTDGSLVYKGFLNGTAPAFSALPIGPFSASYGMAIDTLNSKLYISDSDANIIYRYDTETGDIITFRSGLSSPDGLAIDFKTGKLYWDTDSGIQRTDLSSTNPTDVEDFVTGQDNDPEGVSIDAVHNKLYWINYDGGLWSINLDGTAKTELLPTPEGASTLVVGNKLYFDYYEASGDIHLKSTDLSGGNMSTVTTGISKIVFGLGYEATNKKIYWGDRSAGKIMRANLDGSGIETWYTKAGSSPRAIVFGKKK, encoded by the coding sequence ATGAAAAATATTCCAGCTTTATTAGCTTTAGTGGTTGTTACTTTGTTATTCAACTCTTGTGCAAAAGATGATTTTCCTGTACCGGCAGCCAGTACAGTTTCTAAGTTCACCTTTATTATAGACAACGATAGTTATATTCCGGCCAAAGCCACGTTTACAAATAAGTCCATTGTTCCGGCAACCGTAGGCAAAGCTTATTATACATGGAACTTTGGCGACGGAGACAGATCGACCGATGAAAATCCGGTTCATACTTTTCTTCAGCCGGGAACTTTCACGGTTAAACTGTCCGTAAAAACGGATATCTCGCAGGAGATCAGTGAATCTACTCAAACCATTGCAATTATAGATCCAAATGCATCGGGTATTCAAACTTATTTTACCGATGGAAGCTTAGTCTATAAAGGCTTTTTAAATGGTACAGCACCTGCATTCTCGGCTTTGCCGATTGGTCCGTTCAGCGCTTCTTACGGAATGGCTATCGACACCCTGAATTCTAAACTGTATATATCTGATTCGGATGCTAACATTATTTACCGATACGACACCGAAACGGGTGATATAATTACATTCAGAAGCGGATTGTCCAGCCCTGATGGTTTGGCTATTGACTTTAAAACCGGAAAATTATATTGGGATACCGATTCCGGCATTCAACGAACCGACTTATCAAGCACTAATCCAACCGATGTGGAAGACTTTGTTACCGGGCAGGATAACGATCCAGAAGGTGTTTCCATTGATGCTGTCCACAATAAGTTGTATTGGATAAACTACGATGGCGGTCTTTGGTCAATCAATCTGGACGGTACGGCTAAAACCGAACTTTTACCGACTCCTGAAGGTGCTTCTACACTCGTTGTTGGGAATAAGCTGTACTTCGATTATTATGAGGCAAGTGGGGATATTCATTTAAAATCAACCGATTTGAGTGGTGGCAATATGAGTACCGTTACTACAGGCATTAGCAAAATCGTTTTTGGTTTAGGATATGAGGCTACTAACAAAAAAATCTATTGGGGTGACCGTAGCGCAGGTAAGATTATGCGTGCGAATCTGGACGGATCTGGTATAGAAACATGGTATACAAAAGCAGGTTCCAGTCCAAGAGCCATTGTGTTTGGAAAGAAGAAATAA
- a CDS encoding cyanophycinase produces the protein MKKVVMICMFAASILATTTIYAATKKGSLLIIGGGKVNVSMRDQMLKASGLDKAGYMVILPMSSEEEPLVNAEEIRIVFKDIPNLKIYTYNIQKGDPVSAERLDSIRNACLVFISGGDQMRFLDITKGTGINEAIHDAYNKGALIAGTSAGASLMSKIMVTGNALKHPDDNFTCIEAGNVETKEGLGFLENVTIDQHFVVRKRYNRMLSYGLENPNHMSIGIDEATAIFVEGKKATVFGVSQVIVLRNKGAKIFNRNGQLSAQGLKLDVYLAGDSFKIY, from the coding sequence ATGAAAAAAGTAGTAATGATCTGCATGTTTGCAGCCAGTATACTGGCAACAACTACAATCTATGCAGCAACAAAAAAAGGTAGCCTCCTTATTATTGGTGGTGGAAAAGTGAATGTATCTATGCGCGACCAGATGCTCAAAGCATCGGGGTTGGACAAGGCTGGCTATATGGTCATCCTGCCTATGTCAAGCGAAGAAGAACCTTTGGTAAATGCAGAAGAAATTCGCATCGTTTTTAAAGATATACCCAATTTAAAAATATATACCTACAACATTCAAAAGGGAGATCCGGTATCAGCAGAACGACTGGATTCAATTCGCAACGCTTGTCTCGTATTTATCTCCGGGGGCGATCAGATGCGCTTTTTAGATATTACGAAAGGAACCGGCATCAATGAAGCCATTCACGATGCGTATAATAAAGGTGCTTTGATAGCTGGTACCAGTGCCGGTGCTTCGTTGATGAGCAAGATCATGGTTACAGGTAACGCTTTAAAACACCCGGATGATAATTTTACTTGCATTGAAGCCGGAAATGTAGAAACCAAAGAAGGACTGGGATTTCTGGAAAACGTAACCATCGATCAGCACTTTGTCGTGCGTAAACGCTACAACCGCATGTTGTCCTACGGGTTGGAAAATCCGAACCACATGAGTATTGGTATTGATGAAGCAACGGCTATATTTGTAGAAGGTAAAAAAGCAACTGTGTTTGGTGTAAGTCAGGTAATTGTGTTGCGAAACAAAGGAGCTAAGATTTTCAATAGAAACGGACAGCTAAGTGCTCAGGGACTTAAACTGGATGTTTATCTGGCAGGCGACAGCTTTAAAATCTACTAA
- a CDS encoding YfcC family protein, producing MASKRKFPHTFVIIFSLIVIAAVSSWFVTGGEYKHTQKVLADGSTKNIILPDSYHTVDNQPQTWQIFSAMFDGFVSKADIIIFILLIGGAFWIMNESKAIDVSIMAFLRSTQKLEKIKFIRRIGINNIIMTSIMIVFSLFGSVFGMSEETIAFIIIFVPLSISMGYDSIVGVCLCFFAAGLGFAGATLNPFTIGIAQGLSDVPLFSGIEYRLFCWVVITLIGIIFILRYAAKIKKDPTKSPVYEEDEYWRNRNNSQSEEVKYETPRSAWITFVFLLVVMCLFAFKYPMSSLSIGQAKLTVPIIPILTAIFAISSIVALRKSVHFFILNIFIFTILYLIVGVMGYQWYVMEIATLFFGMGIASGMAMNYSPNKITDLFLAGVKDILSAALIVGLAGGIIVILQNGKVIDPMLHGIAGAMQNVGKYASLSIMYGIQTMINLVMPSGSAKAALTMPIMAPFSDLIGVSRQATIMAYQFGDGFTNMLTPTSAVLMGVLGVAKIPYNKWVKWVWPLMIMLIILGFILLIPTVVLKLNGF from the coding sequence ATGGCTTCAAAAAGAAAATTCCCTCATACCTTTGTTATCATCTTCTCCCTCATTGTTATTGCAGCGGTTTCATCATGGTTTGTTACAGGAGGAGAATACAAACACACTCAAAAAGTCTTAGCAGATGGAAGTACCAAAAATATCATTCTCCCCGATTCGTATCATACGGTAGATAATCAGCCCCAAACCTGGCAGATATTCTCAGCTATGTTTGATGGATTTGTGAGTAAAGCCGACATCATTATCTTTATTCTTCTCATTGGCGGTGCTTTCTGGATTATGAATGAAAGTAAAGCGATTGATGTTTCCATCATGGCTTTTTTACGTTCTACCCAAAAGCTGGAGAAAATAAAATTTATTCGAAGAATAGGGATAAACAATATCATCATGACCTCAATCATGATTGTATTCAGTCTGTTTGGTTCAGTGTTTGGCATGAGCGAGGAGACCATTGCTTTTATCATCATTTTTGTGCCTCTATCCATAAGCATGGGATATGACTCCATTGTGGGAGTTTGCCTTTGCTTTTTTGCTGCAGGGCTTGGATTTGCAGGAGCTACGCTTAATCCGTTTACTATCGGAATTGCGCAAGGACTGTCGGATGTTCCGCTGTTTTCCGGCATTGAATACCGACTGTTTTGCTGGGTAGTCATTACCCTTATTGGTATCATTTTTATCTTACGTTATGCTGCTAAAATAAAAAAAGACCCTACAAAATCACCGGTTTATGAGGAAGATGAATACTGGCGTAATCGTAATAACAGTCAATCAGAAGAGGTTAAATACGAAACTCCACGCTCAGCTTGGATTACCTTCGTTTTTCTGCTGGTTGTGATGTGCTTGTTTGCTTTTAAATACCCCATGTCGTCATTAAGTATCGGTCAGGCTAAACTGACAGTGCCTATTATACCTATTCTTACAGCTATTTTTGCCATTAGCAGCATTGTGGCTTTACGCAAATCGGTGCACTTCTTCATCCTGAATATTTTTATCTTTACCATTTTGTATCTGATTGTGGGTGTGATGGGATATCAGTGGTATGTAATGGAAATTGCCACCCTGTTTTTCGGAATGGGAATTGCTAGTGGAATGGCGATGAATTACTCGCCAAACAAAATCACGGATCTTTTTCTGGCAGGAGTAAAAGATATTCTGTCGGCAGCATTGATTGTTGGTCTGGCAGGAGGTATTATTGTTATTCTACAAAACGGTAAGGTAATTGATCCGATGTTGCATGGCATTGCCGGTGCAATGCAGAATGTCGGTAAATATGCTTCGTTGAGCATTATGTATGGCATACAAACCATGATTAATCTGGTGATGCCATCGGGCTCGGCAAAAGCAGCACTGACAATGCCTATCATGGCACCTTTTTCAGATTTAATTGGTGTTTCGCGTCAGGCTACCATTATGGCTTACCAGTTTGGCGACGGCTTTACCAACATGCTTACCCCAACCTCAGCAGTGTTGATGGGCGTTTTGGGTGTTGCTAAAATACCCTATAATAAATGGGTTAAATGGGTTTGGCCACTGATGATTATGCTGATTATACTTGGATTCATATTGCTAATCCCGACGGTTGTACTTAAACTGAATGGATTTTAA
- the iadA gene encoding beta-aspartyl-peptidase, with protein MILIKNIAVYQPACLGVNDVLVGGEKIIAIEKSIDISSLKNLNITVIDGTGKKLIPGLIDAHAHIAGAGGEGGPATRTPEMQLSHMINGGITSIVGCLGTDGFTRSLQSVLMKVKGLKQEGVSAFMYTGAYQVPTPTMFGDVAKDIAMIEEVIGVGEVALSDHRSSCPTTPELIRLVEHARVGGMLGGKAGIVNIHMGDAQNPFQPIYDAVNNSELKLTQFYPTHCTRNPYIFEDAKKYGVHGYVDLTASSYPYDMENEIKPSKALGLLMQAGVPVEHITFTSDGNGSLPLFDEQGKLIKVDMGYPSSIFTELRDAVLQENMNLETAVKVVTSNVADILKLKGKGYIAAGKDADLVVIDADFGISDVIARGQLFTHNYKRLRKGMYE; from the coding sequence ATGATTCTGATTAAAAATATAGCTGTTTATCAGCCTGCCTGTTTAGGGGTAAATGATGTTTTGGTAGGTGGTGAAAAAATTATCGCCATAGAAAAATCCATTGATATTTCATCTTTGAAAAATCTGAATATTACCGTGATTGATGGTACAGGTAAGAAATTGATTCCCGGTTTGATTGATGCTCATGCGCATATAGCAGGGGCAGGTGGAGAAGGCGGTCCTGCCACACGAACTCCCGAGATGCAACTTTCGCATATGATTAATGGTGGCATTACTTCCATCGTTGGATGTTTGGGAACCGATGGTTTTACCCGTTCATTGCAATCGGTGTTGATGAAGGTAAAGGGCCTGAAGCAAGAAGGAGTTTCTGCATTTATGTACACCGGAGCATATCAGGTGCCAACGCCCACTATGTTTGGAGATGTAGCAAAGGATATTGCCATGATTGAAGAAGTCATTGGTGTAGGCGAAGTGGCACTGTCCGATCATAGGAGTTCTTGTCCCACTACACCCGAACTTATCCGATTGGTAGAACATGCGCGGGTAGGTGGTATGCTCGGAGGTAAAGCCGGAATCGTGAATATTCACATGGGTGATGCTCAGAATCCGTTTCAACCGATTTACGATGCGGTGAATAATAGCGAACTGAAACTGACACAATTTTACCCCACACACTGCACCCGTAATCCTTACATTTTTGAAGATGCTAAGAAATACGGCGTGCATGGATATGTGGACCTTACAGCCAGTTCGTATCCCTACGATATGGAAAATGAAATTAAACCGTCGAAAGCTCTTGGTTTGCTTATGCAAGCAGGTGTTCCGGTTGAGCATATCACCTTTACATCAGACGGCAATGGTTCTTTACCTCTATTCGACGAACAAGGTAAGCTGATTAAAGTGGATATGGGTTATCCAAGTTCAATTTTCACCGAGTTGAGAGATGCTGTTTTGCAGGAAAACATGAATCTGGAAACAGCTGTAAAGGTGGTTACTTCGAATGTTGCCGATATTTTGAAACTCAAAGGGAAAGGATACATTGCTGCCGGTAAAGATGCTGATCTGGTGGTTATCGATGCTGATTTTGGTATTTCGGATGTTATTGCCCGCGGACAATTATTCACGCATAATTATAAACGATTGAGAAAAGGAATGTATGAATAA
- a CDS encoding M14 family zinc carboxypeptidase — protein sequence MKKLLLLLLTIPMLVIGRELKTPLEKNNFSRPTTYAELSEYLKDLVAQNPKLALEVIGQTAENRNVYALKFSSSQFGKDPKKLKVLIFAQQHGNEQSGKEGALLLAAELLKPENQYLFEHIDLALVPQVNPDGAEQNKRRNGHNADLNRNHLILEEPEAIALHTFFDKYLFDVNMDVHEYAPYFSEAWKKYGYRCNSDELIGVNTNPNIPAEIRDFSNKVFVPFYHNYLTKKQYSSSIYAPGGPPEQDYIRHSTFDINDGRQSFGIQNSFSLIQEGLNGFDTFKDSLEHRAKGQETGMLALLEFAARNHTQIKGMVASQRLNLIKGQPETVAIQMEHVKNGKQHPLPVYSYSTGKDSIIMVKDYRPVVKPITSISKPEGYLIPKSSKLLLDWAKRHNFSTSTYKPSSKLKIEQYEVAAIDSMDFEGDIIVNPRVKAVTINSAIKASDYIYIPTAQLKGNMIVIALEPKSELGLVTYTGYSQLLKANEKFPVLRVVKK from the coding sequence ATGAAGAAGCTACTTCTACTGTTGCTAACGATCCCTATGTTGGTTATTGGGCGTGAACTAAAAACACCGCTTGAAAAAAACAATTTCTCCCGACCAACCACTTATGCCGAATTATCGGAATACCTCAAAGACTTGGTTGCGCAAAACCCAAAACTCGCGTTGGAAGTAATCGGTCAGACTGCAGAAAATCGCAATGTGTATGCGCTTAAGTTCTCATCATCGCAGTTTGGCAAAGACCCGAAAAAACTAAAAGTTCTGATTTTTGCACAGCAGCATGGCAACGAACAGTCGGGTAAAGAAGGTGCTTTGTTATTGGCTGCCGAACTGCTAAAACCGGAAAACCAATATTTGTTTGAGCATATTGATCTGGCACTCGTACCTCAGGTGAATCCGGATGGTGCAGAGCAAAATAAACGTCGTAACGGGCATAATGCCGACCTGAACCGGAATCATTTGATACTGGAAGAACCCGAGGCGATTGCTCTCCATACTTTTTTCGATAAATATCTTTTTGATGTAAATATGGATGTACATGAATATGCTCCTTATTTTAGCGAAGCATGGAAAAAATACGGATATCGTTGCAACTCCGATGAATTGATCGGGGTAAATACTAACCCAAATATTCCGGCTGAAATACGCGATTTCTCCAACAAGGTCTTTGTGCCGTTTTATCACAATTACCTGACTAAAAAACAGTATTCAAGTTCTATTTATGCACCCGGTGGGCCTCCTGAACAAGATTACATTCGCCATAGCACCTTTGATATAAATGACGGACGCCAAAGTTTCGGGATACAAAACTCCTTTTCGCTTATCCAGGAAGGGCTGAATGGTTTTGATACTTTTAAAGACAGTCTGGAGCATCGTGCCAAAGGTCAGGAAACCGGTATGCTTGCTTTGCTTGAATTTGCTGCCCGGAATCATACGCAAATCAAAGGAATGGTAGCTAGCCAACGTCTGAATTTGATAAAGGGACAACCTGAAACTGTTGCCATTCAGATGGAGCACGTGAAAAATGGAAAACAACATCCACTGCCGGTTTATTCTTATTCCACTGGTAAGGATAGTATCATCATGGTGAAAGACTACCGGCCAGTGGTAAAACCTATCACTAGCATTTCGAAACCGGAAGGATATCTGATTCCTAAAAGCAGTAAACTATTATTGGATTGGGCTAAACGCCATAATTTTTCGACATCAACTTATAAGCCATCGTCTAAGCTAAAGATTGAGCAATATGAAGTGGCAGCTATCGACTCGATGGATTTTGAAGGTGATATAATTGTCAACCCCAGAGTAAAAGCCGTAACAATAAACTCTGCAATAAAAGCTTCAGATTATATTTATATTCCAACAGCGCAGCTCAAAGGAAACATGATTGTCATTGCGTTGGAACCCAAATCGGAACTGGGACTGGTGACTTATACAGGCTATAGCCAATTACTGAAAGCGAATGAGAAGTTCCCTGTATTGCGGGTTGTGAAAAAGTAA
- the menC gene encoding o-succinylbenzoate synthase: MKIDRIELIHIKMILRAPFVTSMGVELDEEHIIVRVDGEGITGWGESVAEGTPFYSYETVPTAWHILRDFLIPAVLGKELSSVADAIALYDKVRGHNMAKAGLEAALWDAFAKSQNISLSKMLGGVRTKIDAGVSIGIQETPKVMIQKVEGYLKEGYKRIKIKIAPGNDLNVVEALRKEYPDLQLWVDANSAYTLKDIELFKKMDAYGLELIEQPLGYNDIYEHSKLQKEIKTPLCLDESIHSLADTCAGIELGSCSIINIKPGRVGGFTESKLIHDYCQKMNVPVWHGGMLESGIGRAGNVALASLPNFTLPGDISSSKRHYLEDLVDPEFVINADSTMDVPTGPGIGVEVNLGQLKKMTVRTEVFTL, translated from the coding sequence ATGAAGATAGATCGTATTGAGCTCATCCATATCAAGATGATATTGCGGGCACCGTTTGTGACTTCGATGGGTGTGGAACTGGACGAAGAGCATATTATTGTTCGTGTAGATGGTGAAGGAATTACTGGCTGGGGTGAAAGTGTGGCTGAAGGAACGCCATTTTATTCGTACGAAACAGTACCGACAGCCTGGCATATCCTGCGCGATTTTTTGATTCCCGCTGTGCTGGGTAAAGAGCTTAGCAGCGTGGCTGATGCCATTGCTTTATACGATAAAGTCCGCGGACATAACATGGCTAAAGCCGGACTGGAAGCGGCACTTTGGGATGCTTTTGCCAAATCGCAAAACATATCTTTATCCAAAATGTTGGGAGGTGTACGCACCAAGATTGATGCAGGTGTGAGCATTGGCATTCAGGAAACGCCCAAAGTAATGATTCAAAAAGTAGAAGGTTATCTGAAAGAAGGCTATAAACGCATTAAAATAAAGATAGCTCCGGGCAACGACCTGAATGTGGTGGAAGCACTGCGCAAAGAATATCCCGACTTGCAACTGTGGGTAGATGCCAACTCAGCCTATACGCTTAAAGACATTGAGTTGTTCAAAAAAATGGATGCCTACGGGTTGGAATTGATAGAGCAACCCTTGGGTTACAACGATATTTACGAACATTCAAAACTACAGAAAGAAATTAAAACTCCGCTTTGTCTCGATGAAAGTATCCACTCGCTGGCCGATACATGTGCGGGTATTGAACTGGGCAGTTGTAGTATTATCAATATCAAACCGGGGCGTGTGGGTGGATTTACCGAATCGAAACTCATTCATGACTATTGCCAGAAGATGAACGTACCCGTATGGCATGGAGGCATGTTGGAATCGGGCATTGGACGTGCAGGTAATGTGGCGTTGGCATCGTTGCCAAACTTTACGTTACCCGGCGATATATCTTCCAGCAAACGTCACTACCTGGAGGATCTGGTTGATCCTGAATTTGTAATCAATGCTGATAGTACAATGGATGTTCCCACCGGACCGGGCATTGGCGTGGAAGTAAACCTCGGTCAGTTGAAAAAAATGACTGTACGCACCGAAGTATTTACTTTGTAA
- a CDS encoding aminotransferase class III-fold pyridoxal phosphate-dependent enzyme — MYEKSKVYLDEFSKYVIMQPFPFVVDLKNSHGMWIHTVDGDELFDWCGYYGSRLIGHNHPKMFEPDYIEKLIYAANNKMANPDFLTPECVEYYRKLYELAPLCMANPNLEIYAVNSGAEAIENMLKYFINLYDAKMKVKNKPLGAKRVIYFDQAFHGRTIFTLNITKLSHVPVINRNFEHMTVDNIKVPFPAIDNDRPAAENRQAVNESLAAIRKEIEAAPDEIVGIIVEPIQGAGGHRATEPYFFQELSKLAHEFDISLGFDEVQTAGGQTGTFFSVDSYNLPYPPQAIASGKKLANGVVYMLYPMEDKGILDSTWGGNLADMVRFCQEMKVMESEHLLDALPQKTTILLDGLDALKNKYPDKIRNIRGMGLYQGFSLVNPDNLMKLVEHAQDNEKLILLEAGTDSIRFRPTMDVTIDEIKLMLEILDRCLAVLD, encoded by the coding sequence ATGTACGAAAAAAGTAAAGTTTATTTAGACGAGTTCTCGAAATACGTCATCATGCAGCCATTTCCATTTGTAGTGGATCTGAAAAACTCGCATGGTATGTGGATACACACTGTTGATGGCGATGAGTTGTTTGATTGGTGTGGTTATTATGGTTCGAGACTTATCGGACACAATCACCCGAAAATGTTTGAGCCCGATTATATCGAAAAGCTGATTTATGCGGCCAATAACAAGATGGCCAATCCTGATTTTTTGACACCGGAATGTGTTGAATACTACAGGAAGCTCTACGAATTAGCTCCCCTGTGTATGGCCAACCCCAATCTGGAGATTTATGCTGTAAACTCGGGTGCGGAAGCGATCGAGAATATGTTGAAATACTTCATCAACCTTTATGATGCCAAGATGAAGGTGAAGAATAAACCTCTTGGTGCTAAAAGGGTGATTTATTTCGATCAGGCTTTTCATGGGCGTACTATTTTTACGCTCAACATCACTAAACTATCGCATGTGCCGGTCATTAACCGTAATTTTGAGCACATGACGGTGGATAATATCAAAGTGCCTTTTCCGGCTATAGATAATGACAGACCGGCAGCCGAAAACAGGCAGGCAGTCAATGAAAGTTTGGCAGCCATCCGTAAAGAAATAGAAGCAGCACCCGACGAAATTGTGGGTATTATTGTAGAACCTATTCAGGGAGCCGGTGGACATCGTGCCACGGAGCCTTATTTCTTTCAGGAATTAAGTAAGCTTGCGCACGAATTTGACATTAGTTTAGGCTTTGACGAGGTGCAAACAGCCGGTGGACAAACCGGTACTTTCTTCTCGGTGGACAGCTACAATTTACCTTACCCGCCACAGGCTATTGCCTCCGGTAAAAAACTGGCTAACGGAGTTGTATACATGCTTTATCCCATGGAAGACAAGGGCATTCTCGATTCAACCTGGGGTGGTAATCTGGCCGATATGGTTCGTTTTTGTCAGGAAATGAAGGTGATGGAAAGCGAACATCTTTTAGATGCATTGCCACAGAAAACAACGATCCTGCTCGACGGACTCGATGCACTCAAAAACAAATATCCGGATAAAATAAGAAACATCAGAGGCATGGGGCTCTATCAGGGCTTTTCGTTGGTCAATCCTGATAACCTGATGAAGTTGGTTGAGCATGCTCAGGACAATGAAAAACTGATATTGCTGGAAGCCGGTACCGATAGCATTCGTTTTAGACCGACTATGGATGTTACAATTGATGAAATTAAACTTATGCTCGAAATTTTGGACAGATGTCTGGCTGTACTTGATTGA
- the pyrB gene encoding aspartate carbamoyltransferase, whose amino-acid sequence MSNNSLVSIADYSKEEILAILHSAADFEANPNRKTLDGRVIATLFFEPSTRTRLSFETAVIRLGGSIIGFSDAATSSSSKGETLNDTIHMVSCYADAIVMRHPLEGAARYAAEVSPVPIVNAGDGSNQHPSQTLLDLYSILKTQGTLENLTICLVGDLKYGRTVHSLIMAMSHFNPTFKFIAPDELKMPDEYKVFCRKNNIPFTEVNELNDNFNDADILYMTRVQKERFQDLMEYERVKNVYTLKNSMLDNTKTNLRILHPLPRVTEIDPDVDSNEKAYYFRQAQNGLYVRQAIMSKVVLG is encoded by the coding sequence ATGAGCAACAACAGTTTAGTATCAATTGCCGATTACAGCAAAGAAGAAATTCTGGCTATTCTTCATTCGGCTGCCGATTTTGAAGCCAATCCAAACCGTAAAACCTTGGATGGGAGAGTGATTGCTACCTTGTTTTTTGAACCTTCAACCCGAACCAGACTCAGCTTTGAAACAGCTGTTATACGCTTGGGAGGTTCAATTATCGGTTTTTCAGATGCAGCTACCAGCAGTTCGTCTAAAGGCGAAACGCTGAATGACACCATTCATATGGTAAGTTGTTATGCCGATGCTATTGTGATGCGACACCCGCTTGAAGGTGCTGCAAGGTATGCGGCCGAAGTGTCACCGGTGCCGATTGTCAATGCCGGTGATGGTTCCAATCAGCACCCATCACAAACGCTTCTCGACTTGTATTCAATTCTGAAAACGCAAGGTACGCTTGAAAATCTGACCATTTGTCTGGTGGGAGATTTAAAGTATGGACGCACGGTGCATTCGCTCATTATGGCCATGTCGCATTTCAATCCTACATTTAAATTTATAGCTCCAGATGAATTGAAAATGCCTGACGAATACAAAGTGTTTTGTAGGAAAAATAATATCCCTTTCACGGAGGTAAATGAGCTGAATGATAATTTCAATGATGCCGACATTCTCTATATGACGCGTGTTCAGAAAGAACGCTTTCAGGATTTAATGGAATACGAACGGGTGAAGAATGTCTACACGTTAAAGAATTCGATGCTGGATAACACCAAAACGAATTTACGGATACTGCATCCACTTCCGCGCGTTACCGAAATTGATCCGGATGTGGACAGTAATGAGAAGGCGTATTATTTCCGCCAGGCTCAAAACGGATTGTACGTAAGGCAGGCTATTATGAGCAAAGTAGTTCTGGGCTAA
- the pyrI gene encoding aspartate carbamoyltransferase regulatory subunit yields the protein MEKKLKVAALCNGTVIDHIPSDKLFKVVSILHIETSLNQITLANNLESAKIGSKGLVKISDRILEVDETNKLALIAPNAKINIIRDYQVVEKRPLILPEEIREIVQCANPNCITNHQPVTTRFHVLNNDGDIMLKCHYCEREVKRDEVKIK from the coding sequence ATGGAAAAGAAATTAAAAGTAGCAGCACTTTGTAACGGTACCGTTATAGATCATATACCATCAGACAAATTATTTAAAGTTGTTTCAATTTTGCATATAGAAACCAGTTTAAATCAAATAACTTTGGCCAACAATCTTGAAAGTGCCAAAATAGGCTCTAAAGGTTTGGTGAAAATTTCGGACAGGATTTTGGAGGTGGACGAAACGAATAAACTAGCGTTGATTGCACCAAACGCCAAAATTAATATTATTCGCGACTATCAGGTAGTTGAAAAAAGACCGTTGATTTTACCCGAGGAGATAAGGGAGATAGTACAATGTGCTAATCCAAATTGTATAACGAATCACCAACCGGTAACCACTCGCTTTCATGTACTGAACAATGATGGAGATATTATGTTGAAATGTCATTATTGCGAGCGTGAAGTAAAACGGGATGAAGTGAAAATAAAATAG
- a CDS encoding flavin reductase family protein gives MKEDKKAIKPESQISEVESDSGKGHVSWKPGTLIYPLPAVLVSCGSTQKEYNLLTISWVGTICTNPPMCYISVRPERHSYEIIKRTGEFVINLTNEDMAYATDWCGVKSGKDYNKFSEMKLTPAKSEFIMAPIIKESPLSIECRVKQVVKLGSHDMFISEVVNVQADSRYIHPETGEFNLGAAKLIAYSHGHYYKLGEEIGKFGWTVKKKK, from the coding sequence ATGAAAGAAGATAAGAAAGCAATAAAGCCTGAAAGCCAGATTAGTGAAGTGGAAAGTGATTCCGGTAAAGGTCATGTGTCCTGGAAACCCGGAACATTAATTTATCCGTTGCCGGCTGTACTTGTTTCTTGTGGCAGTACTCAGAAAGAATACAATTTACTCACCATTAGCTGGGTTGGAACCATTTGTACTAATCCTCCTATGTGTTATATTTCAGTTCGTCCGGAGCGGCATTCATACGAAATAATCAAACGCACCGGAGAGTTTGTAATAAATCTGACTAACGAAGATATGGCTTATGCTACTGACTGGTGCGGTGTGAAAAGCGGGAAAGATTACAATAAGTTTTCGGAGATGAAACTTACACCGGCAAAATCAGAATTTATCATGGCTCCCATTATCAAAGAATCGCCTCTTAGTATTGAGTGTCGTGTAAAACAGGTTGTAAAACTGGGCTCGCACGATATGTTTATTTCGGAGGTAGTCAATGTGCAGGCCGATAGCCGTTATATTCATCCAGAAACCGGAGAGTTTAATTTGGGAGCAGCAAAACTGATTGCTTATTCGCACGGTCATTATTATAAGCTGGGTGAAGAAATCGGAAAATTTGGGTGGACAGTTAAAAAAAAGAAATGA